In Oxyura jamaicensis isolate SHBP4307 breed ruddy duck chromosome 20, BPBGC_Ojam_1.0, whole genome shotgun sequence, the following are encoded in one genomic region:
- the AAR2 gene encoding protein AAR2 homolog isoform X2: MAGPQLDAELAKRLFFEGATVVVLGLPEGTEFGIDYNSWAVGPRFRGVKMIPPGVHFLHYSAARGAGSRETGPRAGFFLSLQRREVRVLRWDAASEAVDLAPPAPGEAEALRENLQEMDKFLGPYPYETLKKWISLSNFISESVMRKLQPESGQITAFSEVLPVVAGKHTEDRAGQNLPPYDTGCKSYAEGMARLPEMKPRAGTEIRFTELPKQMYPDGATPEEITRHSMDLSYALEKVINQRYANQPQDLLAELQFAFICFLIGNVYDAFEHWKRLLNILCRSEVAVGKYQDLYTNLIFVLYHQLNEIPSDFFVDIVSQDNFLTSTLQVRL, translated from the exons ATGGCGGGGCCGCAGCTGGACGCCGAGCTGGCCAAGCGGCTCTTCTTCGAGGGCGCCACCGTCGTCGTGCTGGGCTTGCCCGAGGGCACCGAGTTCGGCATCGACTACAACAGCTGGGCGGTGGGCCCCCGGTTCCGCGGCGTCAAGATGATCCCCCCGGGCGTCCATTTCCTCCACTACAGCGCGGCCAGGGGCGCCGGCAGCCGGGAGACGGGGCCGCGGGCGGGCTTCTTCCTGAGCCTGCAGCGCCGGGAGGTGCGGGTGCTGCGCTGGGACGCCGCAAGTGAGGCGGTGGACCTGGCGCCCCCGGCCCCAGGGGAGGCTGAGGCCCTCAGGGAGAACCTGCAGGAGATGGACAAGTTCCTTGGGCCCTACCCTTACGAGACCCTGAAGAAATGGATTTCCCTCAGCAACTTCATCAGCGAATCGGTgatgaggaagctgcagccgGAGAGCGGGCAGATCACCGCCTTCTCCGAAGTGCTCCCCGTTGTGGCAGGGAAGCACACCGAGGACCGCGCGGGGCAGAACCTGCCCCCGTACGACACGGGGTGCAAGAGCTATGCCGAGGGCATGGCACGGCTTCCTGAGATGAAGCCGAGGGCTGGCACTGAGATCAGATTCACAGAGCTGCCAAAGCAGATGTACCCCGATGGAGCTACTCCAGAGGAGATTACAAGGCACAGCATGGACCTTAGCTATGCTCTAGAAAAAGTGATTAACCAGCGATATGCCAACCAGCCTCAGGATTTGCTCG CTGAGTTGCAGTTTGCTTTTATCTGCTTCCTGATTGGGAATGTATATGATGCATTTGAACACTGGAAAAGACTCTTAAATATTCTGTGCCGTTCTGAAGTTGCTGTTGGAAAGTATCAAGACCTTTACACCAATCTCATCTTTGTGCTGTATCACCAGCTCAATGAAATCCCATCTGATTTCTTTGTGGACATCGTCTCCCAGGACAACTTTTTAACCAGCACCTTACAGGTACGTCTGTGA